The Fusobacterium necrophorum subsp. necrophorum genome has a window encoding:
- a CDS encoding ABC transporter substrate-binding protein — protein MKRILKSIVILILGLFLFIACGKKEAAISNEEQKPIVIGQTFVIQAVEPTEGGTPWSLTTHGLSETVFSLDREGNLVSRYVKELKKLDALSWELTLKEGVKFSDGSPVDADAFVWAMNTIMEKNPLSNATAGKVVFTKEGDYLVKAVLERETQNLKALLTEWTNILFKETTAGYVFTGPYVIEEMEAGSSLTLIPNEYYENHEKRGRVIIKAFQDISSMKLAYEAGELDMAFGITPEIAEELRKAGKIVETIDAGYQYFGLINTKSEFLSDKLVREAINLGLNREDYIKALKGGRVASGAFANYFSFAGEVSLEYNLEKAKKYLEEAGWTLNQEGVREKAGKRLSLRLLTYNSRPDLKTIMQVMLSQLKELGIEAKTSIVDSIDTELAKGTFDLSLYAQHSAPTGDPSYFLNQFFRTGGSKNPMQYSSSEVDALLDKMGSLEFGEESIAIAKQIQKILSQDLPILYLVDPEWNVALSERLKDYKPYSGDYYIVNADLYQK, from the coding sequence ATGAAACGAATATTGAAATCAATAGTAATCTTAATATTAGGATTATTCTTGTTCATTGCTTGCGGAAAAAAAGAAGCTGCTATATCAAATGAAGAACAAAAACCGATTGTTATCGGGCAGACTTTTGTCATTCAGGCGGTAGAACCTACAGAAGGAGGAACTCCATGGTCTTTAACAACTCATGGTTTGAGTGAAACGGTATTTTCTTTGGATAGAGAGGGAAATTTGGTATCTCGATATGTCAAAGAGTTAAAAAAGTTGGATGCTCTTAGCTGGGAATTGACTTTGAAAGAGGGAGTGAAATTTTCAGATGGAAGTCCTGTGGACGCGGATGCTTTTGTTTGGGCGATGAATACGATTATGGAGAAAAATCCTTTATCCAATGCGACAGCGGGAAAGGTTGTATTTACAAAAGAAGGAGACTATTTGGTAAAAGCCGTGCTGGAAAGAGAAACGCAAAATTTGAAAGCTCTTTTGACAGAATGGACCAATATTTTATTTAAAGAAACAACAGCGGGATATGTATTTACAGGTCCCTATGTAATAGAAGAAATGGAAGCCGGTTCCAGTTTAACCTTAATTCCCAATGAATATTATGAAAATCATGAAAAGAGAGGAAGGGTGATTATCAAGGCCTTTCAAGATATTTCTTCCATGAAGTTGGCATATGAAGCCGGAGAGTTGGATATGGCTTTCGGGATTACACCGGAAATTGCGGAAGAGTTAAGAAAAGCAGGAAAAATAGTTGAAACAATAGATGCAGGATATCAATATTTTGGACTTATCAATACAAAATCCGAATTTTTATCGGATAAATTGGTAAGAGAAGCCATCAATTTGGGACTTAATAGAGAAGATTATATTAAGGCTTTAAAAGGAGGAAGAGTGGCAAGCGGAGCTTTTGCGAACTATTTTTCATTTGCCGGAGAGGTTTCTTTAGAATATAATTTGGAAAAAGCAAAAAAATATTTGGAAGAAGCGGGTTGGACACTCAATCAAGAGGGAGTCCGAGAAAAAGCCGGAAAAAGATTGAGCCTACGCTTATTGACTTATAACAGTCGACCGGACTTGAAAACGATTATGCAGGTGATGCTTTCTCAATTGAAAGAACTGGGAATTGAAGCCAAAACTTCTATTGTGGACAGCATTGACACGGAGTTGGCAAAAGGAACATTCGATCTTTCTTTATATGCTCAACATTCGGCTCCAACAGGAGATCCTTCCTATTTTTTAAATCAATTTTTCAGAACCGGAGGATCCAAGAATCCAATGCAATATTCTTCTTCCGAAGTGGATGCTTTACTTGATAAAATGGGAAGTTTAGAGTTTGGAGAGGAATCCATAGCTATTGCAAAGCAAATTCAAAAGATTCTTTCTCAAGATTTGCCGATACTGTATTTGGTGGATCCTGAATGGAATGTGGCATTGTCGGAACGATTGAAAGATTACAAACCATATTCCGGAGATTACTATATTGTGAATGCGGACTTATATCAAAAATAA
- a CDS encoding ShlB/FhaC/HecB family hemolysin secretion/activation protein yields MFHLKKELKTFVFFMLILSCPNILAEGIQTSSTESDAGMLLDRNNRIFQQEKLQKILHSEKEKRKQGIENLEKKKEEDIKVSDVSFLLKKLEIPKSDILTEEEIVRIWEPYIEKEVTVADLYTIVQKINELYQEKGYLVCRAVLPAQKIQNGLVNILLIEGKTGDIIIQGNHSTREKYIRERIPLEKDRVSNFKELDRSLTRFNLTNDSPIQINMASGKVPGTTDYFVQIYEPKRQQFFVFADNLGQKNTGELRWGLNYINNSVTGNRDQLSLTSLVTEGTASLSSFYTFPVSKKGTKISLQHSVGKLKHIQGALKHKITGNSYSYGVGIVHPILVHEKNKVELSLDWVKQRTVTDLLKLKWVNNRLSKYTAGIGISHYEEDSVFYTKQNITKGKFIPISGDARNYTKYDMFLIYQKNLKYNTLVTLKMAGQYSLSKKLPSVEQIYAGGAYNVRGYPENFMGAEHGVFFNAELSKLVENKGEFFVFLDGASLHGESAWQENRIFSSGFGYKIRFLEKNNIAVSMAFPWKKKINSISVDSNRIYITINHEF; encoded by the coding sequence ATGTTTCATTTAAAAAAAGAATTAAAAACATTTGTTTTTTTTATGTTGATTTTAAGTTGCCCAAATATATTGGCAGAAGGAATTCAAACATCCTCTACAGAATCGGATGCTGGAATGCTACTTGATAGAAACAACAGGATATTTCAACAAGAAAAATTACAGAAGATTTTGCATTCTGAGAAAGAAAAACGAAAACAAGGAATTGAAAATTTGGAGAAGAAAAAGGAAGAAGATATCAAAGTATCAGATGTTTCTTTTTTATTAAAAAAATTGGAGATTCCAAAGTCTGATATTTTAACAGAAGAAGAAATCGTAAGGATTTGGGAGCCCTATATAGAAAAAGAAGTTACCGTTGCAGATCTTTATACTATAGTTCAAAAAATCAATGAATTATATCAGGAAAAAGGCTATTTGGTTTGTCGTGCCGTATTACCTGCACAAAAAATTCAAAATGGACTTGTGAATATTTTATTGATAGAAGGAAAAACAGGAGATATTATAATTCAAGGAAATCATTCCACTCGAGAAAAATATATCAGAGAAAGAATTCCTTTAGAAAAAGACAGAGTTTCGAATTTTAAAGAATTAGATCGAAGTTTAACACGTTTTAATCTTACAAATGACAGTCCTATACAGATCAATATGGCTTCCGGAAAAGTTCCGGGAACGACCGATTATTTTGTGCAAATCTATGAACCAAAAAGACAGCAGTTTTTTGTTTTTGCAGATAATTTAGGACAAAAAAATACAGGAGAATTACGATGGGGGCTAAATTATATTAATAATAGTGTTACAGGAAACAGAGATCAACTGTCTCTTACCTCTTTAGTAACAGAAGGAACGGCTTCTCTATCTTCTTTTTATACTTTTCCTGTTTCTAAAAAAGGAACCAAAATATCACTACAACATTCTGTAGGAAAGTTGAAACATATACAAGGGGCTTTAAAGCATAAAATAACTGGAAACTCTTATAGTTATGGGGTTGGAATAGTTCATCCTATTCTGGTTCATGAAAAAAATAAAGTAGAACTTTCCTTGGATTGGGTAAAACAAAGGACTGTTACAGATCTATTGAAATTGAAATGGGTAAATAATAGACTTTCTAAGTATACAGCGGGAATTGGAATAAGCCATTATGAGGAAGATAGTGTTTTCTATACAAAGCAAAATATTACAAAGGGAAAATTTATTCCAATTTCGGGAGATGCAAGAAATTATACAAAGTATGATATGTTTCTAATATATCAGAAAAACTTGAAATATAACACTTTAGTAACACTAAAGATGGCAGGGCAATATTCTCTGAGTAAAAAATTACCCTCTGTCGAGCAAATTTATGCAGGAGGAGCCTATAATGTTCGTGGTTATCCGGAAAATTTTATGGGAGCTGAACACGGAGTTTTTTTCAATGCTGAATTATCAAAATTAGTAGAGAATAAAGGAGAATTTTTTGTTTTTTTAGATGGGGCTTCTCTTCATGGAGAGAGTGCTTGGCAGGAAAATAGAATTTTTAGCTCAGGTTTTGGATATAAAATAAGGTTTTTAGAAAAAAATAATATTGCTGTTAGCATGGCATTTCCATGGAAGAAAAAAATAAATAGTATTTCAGTAGATTCTAATCGAATCTATATTACAATAAATCATGAATTTTAA
- a CDS encoding ABC transporter permease, with amino-acid sequence MKYFIKWFLLFWGVSIVSFLVVRLLPVSPVEMLLQKYNLPLTEENKAFLTLRYGLDKNIVKQYYLWLSGVLKGDFGISFFSRLPVREEFLRRLPYSFVIGFSSLLLANVFSFFLGYFAAIEKRGIVDRMTRFFSILSLSCPPFLFAILILYSLGVKIKIISFFSGNYFWGSVFSIFILCFYQMGNLTRIVYNRFLSLQEESYVKFYRIRGFSLEYVLFLHCYKPVLYSLLSASVSKCSFVIGGSSVLEFAFSIPGISYFLISSIVARDYNVIQAYIFFVFIWMFLIHFLFDILLFFFKEKKEE; translated from the coding sequence TTGAAGTATTTTATAAAATGGTTTCTTTTATTTTGGGGAGTCAGTATTGTAAGCTTTCTGGTTGTTCGTCTATTACCTGTCAGCCCTGTAGAAATGTTACTTCAAAAGTATAATTTACCCTTGACGGAAGAAAATAAGGCTTTTTTGACATTGCGTTACGGTTTGGATAAAAATATTGTGAAACAGTATTATCTATGGTTGTCGGGAGTTTTAAAAGGAGATTTTGGAATTTCCTTTTTCTCAAGACTTCCCGTTCGAGAAGAATTTTTGAGAAGACTTCCCTATTCTTTTGTAATTGGATTCTCTTCTCTTCTGCTTGCCAATGTTTTTTCCTTTTTTCTGGGATATTTTGCAGCAATAGAAAAAAGAGGAATTGTAGATAGGATGACAAGGTTTTTTTCGATTTTGAGTTTGAGTTGTCCCCCTTTTCTTTTTGCCATTTTGATTCTCTATTCTCTGGGAGTTAAAATAAAAATAATTTCCTTTTTTTCAGGAAATTATTTTTGGGGAAGCGTTTTCAGCATTTTTATTCTTTGTTTTTATCAAATGGGAAATTTAACGAGAATTGTATATAATCGTTTTCTCAGTTTACAGGAAGAAAGCTATGTAAAATTTTATAGGATTCGTGGCTTTTCTTTGGAGTATGTTTTATTTCTGCATTGTTATAAACCGGTTTTATATTCTTTGCTTTCCGCCAGTGTTTCCAAATGTTCTTTCGTGATTGGAGGAAGCAGCGTTTTGGAATTCGCTTTTTCCATTCCCGGTATCAGTTATTTTTTAATCAGCAGCATTGTAGCAAGAGATTATAATGTGATACAGGCCTATATTTTCTTTGTGTTTATATGGATGTTTCTGATACATTTTTTATTTGATATATTATTATTTTTTTTCAAGGAGAAGAAAGAAGAATGA
- a CDS encoding ABC transporter ATP-binding protein — translation MKEILRVENLKKIYRSGNTIGEVSFSLHEGEFLGLIGESGCGKSTLARLICGLLQKTSGTIYYRGQNLENYSAEEKRKTLRNIQMIFQSPYSSLNPRFRIKDTLAEGFFRSQLLSKKESGEEEMISLLHEVGLKADILENYPHQLSGGQCQRVGIARALAANPEMIIADESLSALDMLTQCQIIDLFEKIKKERKLSCLFISHDLFVVRNICDRVLIMKEGKIIEEGKKEEIFKAPKKEYTQFLLEVSMSFIF, via the coding sequence ATGAAAGAAATATTGCGAGTGGAAAATTTGAAGAAAATATATCGCTCCGGAAATACCATAGGAGAAGTTTCTTTTTCTCTTCATGAGGGAGAATTTTTAGGATTAATTGGAGAATCCGGCTGTGGGAAATCTACTCTTGCCCGCTTGATCTGCGGACTTTTGCAAAAGACTTCCGGAACGATATACTATCGAGGACAAAATCTTGAAAATTATTCTGCTGAGGAAAAAAGAAAAACACTGCGGAACATACAGATGATTTTTCAAAGTCCCTACAGCAGTTTAAATCCGAGATTTCGAATAAAAGATACCCTGGCAGAGGGATTCTTCCGCTCTCAGCTTTTGTCGAAGAAAGAAAGTGGGGAGGAGGAGATGATTTCTTTACTACATGAGGTTGGACTGAAGGCTGATATTTTGGAAAACTATCCTCATCAACTTTCCGGAGGGCAATGTCAGAGGGTGGGGATTGCCAGAGCTTTGGCAGCAAATCCGGAAATGATAATTGCGGATGAAAGCTTAAGTGCCTTGGATATGTTGACACAATGTCAAATTATAGATCTATTTGAAAAAATAAAAAAAGAGAGAAAGCTTTCCTGCTTGTTTATTTCTCATGATCTTTTTGTTGTTCGAAATATTTGCGATAGAGTTTTGATTATGAAAGAAGGGAAAATCATAGAAGAAGGAAAGAAAGAGGAAATCTTTAAAGCACCGAAAAAAGAGTATACTCAATTTTTGCTGGAAGTGAGTATGAGTTTTATATTTTGA
- a CDS encoding ABC transporter ATP-binding protein — protein MEVLMKIKNISVSVGKKKILKKLFFEIYQGESLGIIGESASGKTTLLHVLGEFLSANLFQVKGEIEYPKKKKPRSYMILQDAIHSLNPYEKIGKQLRETYSFHHKEEKKEKQSLEIHKILLSLGFENIETVLSSYPSALSGGMRQRIAIALILCCEVELLLADEPTTALDAVNQFRFVQLLQNICRERKITLVYVSHDIRILMQLCQRILVIKEGKIIEDSGREAIWEEPKHEYTKKLIYSVKSL, from the coding sequence ATGGAAGTTTTAATGAAGATAAAAAACATAAGTGTGAGTGTAGGAAAAAAGAAAATTTTAAAGAAGCTCTTCTTTGAAATTTATCAAGGAGAATCCTTAGGGATCATCGGAGAGTCCGCTTCGGGTAAAACCACTTTACTGCATGTTTTGGGGGAATTTTTATCCGCGAATTTGTTTCAAGTGAAGGGGGAAATTGAATATCCCAAGAAAAAGAAGCCAAGAAGCTATATGATTTTACAGGATGCCATTCATTCTTTGAATCCTTACGAAAAAATAGGAAAACAATTGAGGGAGACCTATTCTTTTCATCACAAAGAGGAGAAAAAAGAAAAACAAAGTTTGGAGATTCACAAAATTCTGTTATCTTTGGGTTTTGAAAACATAGAGACGGTACTTTCTTCCTATCCCTCTGCCTTATCCGGAGGAATGCGTCAACGAATTGCCATTGCTCTGATTCTATGTTGTGAGGTGGAGTTATTGTTGGCAGATGAGCCGACAACCGCCTTGGATGCAGTCAATCAATTTCGTTTTGTGCAACTGTTGCAAAATATTTGTCGGGAAAGAAAGATCACCTTAGTCTACGTCAGTCATGATATTCGGATTTTGATGCAGCTTTGTCAGCGAATTCTTGTGATAAAAGAGGGCAAAATTATAGAGGACTCCGGTCGGGAAGCAATTTGGGAAGAGCCTAAACATGAATATACGAAAAAATTGATTTACAGTGTTAAAAGTTTATGA
- a CDS encoding ABC transporter permease: protein MKKNIRKKIIYFQVFFLLCLFFWGRNLDTEVHLDFIFAPFSKSYWFGSDDLGRDVFSLLLVGGFRTMEVVLIAGSLSFGVGVFLGMLSGYLENTWSLVIKSLVDLLMIIPTFICALIITSIFGINPFTAGLSLGAFGIGNYMNHAEALTKREKKKEYVEAALLLGVPAYRILYRNILGNIISELKVNLGNTASGVILQYASLTFIGLGADFSKPDWGMMLYQYRLYLVSHPLLVLLPSLCIAWISLLLQFLWDTPKEREERWKF from the coding sequence ATGAAGAAAAATATAAGAAAAAAAATCATATATTTCCAAGTCTTCTTTTTGCTATGTCTTTTTTTCTGGGGAAGAAACTTGGATACGGAGGTTCATTTGGATTTTATATTTGCTCCCTTTTCCAAAAGCTATTGGTTCGGAAGCGACGATTTAGGGAGGGATGTATTTTCTTTGCTTTTGGTGGGAGGATTTCGAACGATGGAGGTGGTCTTGATTGCCGGTTCTCTTTCCTTTGGAGTCGGTGTTTTTCTGGGAATGCTATCCGGATATTTAGAAAATACATGGAGTTTAGTCATCAAATCTTTGGTGGATTTATTGATGATTATTCCGACTTTTATTTGTGCCTTGATTATCACTTCTATCTTTGGTATTAATCCTTTTACCGCAGGACTTTCTTTGGGAGCTTTCGGAATCGGGAATTATATGAACCATGCGGAAGCTTTGACGAAGCGGGAAAAAAAGAAAGAATATGTGGAAGCGGCTCTTTTATTGGGAGTTCCGGCTTATCGAATTTTATATCGAAATATCTTGGGTAACATTATTTCGGAATTGAAAGTAAATTTGGGAAATACTGCGAGCGGAGTCATTTTACAATATGCTTCTTTGACCTTTATCGGCTTGGGAGCGGATTTTAGTAAGCCGGACTGGGGAATGATGTTATATCAATATAGGCTGTATCTCGTCTCTCATCCTCTGTTGGTTTTACTTCCGAGTCTTTGTATTGCCTGGATTTCTCTATTGCTACAGTTTTTATGGGATACTCCAAAAGAAAGAGAGGAAAGATGGAAGTTTTAA